In Oreochromis aureus strain Israel breed Guangdong linkage group 20, ZZ_aureus, whole genome shotgun sequence, the following are encoded in one genomic region:
- the tasorb gene encoding protein TASOR isoform X1, whose translation MALNPSAVGKRDSECTETTDLHPDGGEPQKNSAATSATANQNGDQPGCGDSVMPEQEAPERRRSMQADARSFNSSPLPAQRSTDELPRRNFQIPRKIRERKGLYQFLPPESREFEDLVKIISSFYLDASSRGTFTYCKARLIHNELLEKEFIEKRREMKQEGRTEQELAESYCFLFPDKSKLQWICEKGLSVGHCKINTLGNPSVGVYLSKYSDLLQINPFEVGAFGDMIIFKVMRGRIKHIHENTPKNAIESSPKFDCHLSKSANRVTSLLSYRAFELTQQYFFEFAFDEIKARPRHVCPYAVVSFQYKGKEAAATPMTAHRFNTISSEGSKGKSCYTVWSGPLVNKGQELFPICLRSSLRPYLPFKLPEKLEVNRGMQLEQVKRKIPSVLFSWDTYSVSREVMKCGMSCSLFEVVDGKGKPTSGSLAALVNKLERDRMVLVKSLFDRGFLFLLSSAQMVESKERRGRVEKNLQALFIFQEPRMIVKYSSRLFEPDPLTVEPQPAFLSSMESFIPAVHYGLFKLRPNPGKDLSSGVERQATDYLTRMDSGTVRPFILPDYKYNVNERTNPVTAPRPKCNMDAVLRSYIHNPANYILPLNKAKDIIERIRNPAPVPAPAPAPVEYSPVSDWGGSDRGSDRAERPSERLSQERTPSERQAQEKPPADSSGSNISSSSSSSRRRPGVAHSNGAQMQHKPHDESQPQPQRLRLSQNEYDKDKMKQLLKLIQLHKKALVKDPGKDRGEDGAWDANSLKRKFEGDERGGANKHQRTDQLSNGEPSRGAQGDDLVDEGGQNENLTAVMESMGIYDTDLRARGNTNTSAVSETQRLLKILLATLNKAVAQGSVSADSNHGEPSTGSGRGEPAYQDPDHRKQNEPPSQTNYAEEDMDCSPGSPFSQGSPPEQRRTSENATWDIPANEDKAQPFNEQKPDPKPEAKPELKPEPKPELKPEPKPELKPELKSELKPEPKPVPVAAPAADMDLEPKTPAVVEVKKMPVPTLPAVEEVPFRPSISLDTILNQEIHSLSSDIKNIMHTHHISYTSQLPPRLPPRHCWVPSSCFSHFVAPYVSPVPIQGHVKALCEKMDKLIPAPPAPSKVTSPPPLVTTSNLTTPPPAPIPTTKTKAEPSLSKSTASSQSSKTSAIKEMTSTKIKSEAPSTEMGGEIYSPSQVTAESPEQNSQNPGVASGSGPGLLAGSLIGQLKPEVFSSLVEIFKDVTKNTVKFYIYSGDEGEESAVCKEIKEYLKSLGNSECSPQTFLENSSSLDKLLIIIQNEDIAAHVHKIPALVSLKKLPSVSFAGVDSLDDVKNHTYNELFVSGGFMVSDEFVLNPDLITQDRLQGLLKFLEEQSTPEHPWQWKVHCKSQKKLKELGRLNTNAMGLLNLLTAYQKKHLVEFLPYHECDTQSRQAPDLDCLIKLQAQHTQQRHLIFLTERPFEMFLQYSRNGIVIASIDDIMSGFHSLIGSINQNELPTPPSTVVNDECVEEEDMSLDSDDGEPPTILDPPEQKQQVAKKPPQPPPPENEFRPPLPDQQTTPETTPTLSNYSAFKTAISQFKATNQIGMGSSDIGSLSPGGFPVNPHQSFLCPSASWSSYTGSSSYTASPAYPASPCSGTQEPPTTVSSGAPTPPVMPPAGPLANLASLPLEVKPPPPPHLMMLGHGYSSDAGGAGAAGTSPLTTTVPPFTDHNDATQPGFMAGTPKNASGTPTQPDRTLSGPGDGVWGTAGTTACDNASNPGVVPPAPVDPSGLTKTGEAVIGSTPCSQGVRTQVNCADGLGASVGIPIVPTRGGSVLRPKLPPHPMSGVGYGSIGCMPPHMDHRPMMGAMGPGSLGSYRGRGVPPVGLWPRPGRGHERGGGTGGGPCSWGYPAGRGGPPNYYTDYSYSHNYAPE comes from the exons ATGGCCCTGAACCCCAGCGCGGTGGGAAAAAGGGACTCAGAGTGTACCGAGACGACCGATCTCCACCCGGACGGTGGCGAGCCCCAGAAGAATTCAGCCGCCACCTCGGCCACAGCCAACCAAAATGGCGATCAGCCTGGATGTGGAGACAGTGTAATGCCCGAACAAGAAGCCCCTGAGCGGCGGAGGAGCATGCAGGCGGACGCTCGGAGCTTCAACAGTTCTCCTCTGCCTGCCCAGAGATCGACCGATGAGCTGCCACGGAGAAATTTCCAAATCCCGAGGAAGATACGCGAACGGAAAG GCTTGTACCAGTTTCTGCCCCCCGAGAGCCGGGAGTTTGAGGACCTCGTGAAGATCATCTCCTCGTTTTACCTGGACGCATCATCGCGAGGAACCTTCACCTACTGCAAGGCCAGGCTAATTCACAATGAGCTGCTGGAGAAAGAG TTCATAGAAAAGCGGAGAGAGATGAAGCAAGAGGGCCGGACTGAACAAGAACTCGCTGAGTCGTACTGCTTCCTTTTCCCAGACAAATCCAAG CTCCAGTGGATCTGTGAGAAAGGTTTATCAGTTGGACACTGTAAGATTAATACACTAGGAAATCCATCAGTGG GTGTTTACCTCTCCAAATATTCCGATTTGTTACAAATCAATCCCTTTGAAGTGGGCGCGTTTGGAGACATGatcatttttaaagttatgAGG GGACGAATAAAGCACATCCACGAGAACACGCCGAAGAATGCAATCGAGTCTTCACCCAAGTTTGACTGTCACTTGTCCAAAAGTGCCAACAGGGTTACATCTTTGCTGTCTTACAGAGCTTTTGAGCTCACGCAG CAATATTTTTTTGAGTTTGCATTTGATGAGATCAAAGCGCGGCCCAGGCACGTGTGCCCCTACGCTGTGGTTTCCTTTCAGTACAAAGGCAAGGAAGCTGCAGCAACTCCTATGACTGCACACAG GTTTAACACTATTTCCTCTGAAGGAAGTAAAG GGAAGAGCTGCTACACTGTGTGGAGTGGTCCACTAGTAAACAAGGGCCAGGAGTTGTTCCCTATCTGTTTACGATCCTCCCTGCGTCCTTACCTTCCTTTTAAACT GCCTGAGAAGTTAGAGGTGAATCGGGGCATGCAGCTAGAGCAGGTGAAGCGAAAGATTCCCTCAGTGCTCTTTTCCTGGGACACCTACAGCGTCTCACGGGAAG TTATGAAGTGTGGGATGTCCTGCAGCCTGTTTGAGGTGGTGGACGGAAAAGGCAAACCAACCAGCGGCAGCTTGGCCGCTCTGGTCAACAAACTGGAGAGAGACCGGATG GTGCTGGTGAAGTCCTTATTTGACAGAGGCTTTCTCTTCCTGTTGTCCTCGGCTCAGATGGTTGAGTCCAAAG AGCGGCGGGGGCGGGTAGAGAAGAACCTGCAAGCATTATTCATCTTTCAGGAGCCAAGGATGATCGTCAAGTACT CATCGAGGCTGTTCGAGCCAGACCCGCTGACGGTGGAGCCTCAGCCGGCTTTCTTGTCATCCATGGAGTCTTTCATCCCCGCAGTGCACTACGGCCTGTTCAAGTTGCGCCCAAACCCAGGCAAGGACCTGAGCTCCGGGGTGGAGCGTCAAGCCACCGATTACCTAACTCGTATGGATTCGGGCACAGTGCGTCCATTCATTCTACCTGACTACAAATATAATGTAAATGAAAGGACGAACCCCGTCACAGCACCCAGACCCAAATGTAACATGGATGCTGTGCTGCGATCGTACATTCACAACCCCGCAAACTATATTTTACCTCTGAACAAGGCAAAGGACATCATTGAACGAATACGGAACCCTGCACCCGTACCTGCACCCGCTCCAGCCCCAGTGGAATACAGCCCTGTTTCTGATTGGGGCGGCTCGGACAGGGGCTCGGACAGAGCAGAGAGACCCTCAGAAAGGCTGTCCCAGGAGAGGACGCCTTCAGAGAGGCAAGCCCAGGAAAAACCGCCGGCTGACAGCAGCGGCAGTAATATTAGTAGTAGCAGTAGCAGTAGTAGACGGAGGCCAGGGGTGGCCCATTCAAACGGAGCCCAGATGCAACACAAGCCCCACGATGAGTCCCAGCCTCAGCCACAGAGGTTGCGGCTGTCCCAGAACGAGTACGATAAAGACAAAATGAAACAGCTGCTTAAGCTGATTCAGCTTCATAAGAAGGCACTCGTGAAGGATCCCGGGAAGGACCGGGGGGAGGACGGCGCCTGGGATGCCAACAGTCTGAAAAGGAAATTTGAAGGGGACGAGAGAGGAGGCGCGAACAAACATCAACGCACAGATCAGCTGAGCAACGGGGAACCCAGCAGAG GTGCACAAGGGGACGACCTTGTGGATGAGGGTGGGCAGAACGAAAATCTGACAGCAGTGATGGAGAGCATGGGCATCTATGACACCGACCTAAGGGCCCGTGGCAACACCAATACCTCAGCCGTCAGCGAGACCCAACGCCTTCTCAAGATCCTCCTGGCCACACTCAATAAAGCTGTGGCTCAGGGTTCAGTGTCTGCAGACTCGAACCACGGTGAACCATCAACAGGTTCAGGAAGGGGGGAACCCGCTTACCAGGACCCGGACCATAGGAAACAAAACGAGCCTCCGTCACAAACGAACTACGCCGAG GAGGACATGGACTGTAGCCCAGGTAGTCCATTCAGCCAGGGCTCCCCACCAGAGCAAAGACGCACATCAGAAAATGCAACCTGGGATATCCCCGCCAACGAAG ACAAAGCGCAGCCATTTAATGAGCAGAAGCCCGATCCGAAGCCCGAGGCAAAACCCGAGCTGAAGCCCGAGCCGAAGCCTGAGCTGAAGCCTGAGCCAAAGCCTGAATTGAAACCCGAACTGAAGTCCGAGCTGAAGCCTGAGCCAAAGCCTGTGCCAGTTGCAGCTCCAGCGGCAGACATGGACCTAGAGCCGAAAACGCCTGCCGTTGTGGAAGTAAAAAAGATGCCTGTACCCACGCTACCTGCTGTAGAGGAAGTTCCATTCAGGCCCTCCATCAGCTTGGACACAATACTAAATCAGGAAATTCACAGCCTCTCTTCTGACATTAAAAATATCATGCACACTCACCACATCAGCTATACCTCGCAGCTGCCCCCGCGGTTGCCTCCACGCCACTGCTGGGTGCCCAGCAGCTGTTTCTCACACTTTGTTGCGCCCTACGTCTCCCCTGTCCCCATTCAGGGGCACGTCAAAGCGCTGTGTGAGAAGATGGACAAGTTGATCCCAGCCCCACCTGCTCCCTCCAAGGTCACTTCTCCACCTCCCCTAGTGACAACATCTAATCTTACTACCCCACCCCCTGCCCCCATCCCGACCACCAAAACGAAAGCAGAGCCCTCCCTGTCAAAGAGCACCGCCTCCTCACAGAGCAGTAAAACAAGCGCCATCAAAGAGATGACATCCACTAAGATTAAATCGGAAGCCCCGTCAACAGAGATGGGGGGAGAGATCTACTCTCCTTCTCAAGTCACAGCGGAGTCTCCGGAGCAGAACTCGCAAAACCCAGGCGTCGCTTCTGGCAGTGGGCCTGGCCTGCTAGCCGGCAGCCTGATTGGTCAATTGAAACCCGAAGTTTTCAGCAGCCTGGTGGAGATTTTTAAGGACGTTACCAAGAATACAgttaaattttacatttattctgGAGACGAGGGGGAGGAGAGCGCTGTCTGCAAGGAGATCAAG GAGTACTTGAAAAGTCTTGGCAACAGCGAGTGCAGCCCGCAGACATTTTTGGAAAACAGCAGCAGTTTGGATAAGCTCCTCATCATCATTCAGAACGAGGACATCGCAGCACATGTGCATAAG ATCCCGGCTCTGGTGTCTTTGAAAAAGTTGCCTTCGGTGAGCTTTGCTGGAGTGGACAGTCTGGACGATGTCAAGAACCACACTTACAATGAGCTCTTTGTGTCCGGTGGCTTCATGGTGTCTGATGAGTTTGTCCTCAACCCTGATCTTATCACGCAGG ATCGTTTGCAGGGGCTGCTGAAGTTCCTGGAGGAACAGAGCACCCCTGAACACCCCTGGCAGTGGAAGGTTCACTGTAAGTCCCAGAAGAAACTTAAAGAGCTTGGGAG GTTAAACACTAATGCAATGGGGCTGCTGAACCTTCTGACAGCCTATCAGAAAAAGCATTTAGTGGAGTTCCTCCCGTATCACGAGTGTGACACGCAGTCACGGCAGGCTCCAGATCTGGACTGCCTCATCAAACTCCAAGCTCAGCACACACAACAGCGACACCTCATCTTCCTCACAG AGAGACCGTTCGAGATGTTCCTGCAGTACTCCAGAAATGGAATCGTGATAGCGAGCATCGACGATATTATGAGCGGTTTCCACAGTCTCATTGGATCCATTAATCAGAATGAGCTTCCTACGCCTCCTTCTACTG TAGTGAATGATGAGTGTGTGGAAGAGGAGGACATGTCATTAGACTCTGATGATGGCGAACCACCAACCATATTAGATCCTCCAGAGCAAAAGCAGCAAGTTGCAAAGAAGCCTCCGCAGCCACCCCCGCCAGAGAACGAGTTTCGTCCTCCGCTCCCAGACCAGCAGACCACCCCTGAGACGACGCCTACACTGTCTAACTACAGTGCTTTCAAAACAGCCATCTCTCAGTTCAAAGCCACGAACCAGATAGGCATGGGCTCTTCAGACATTGGCAGCTTGTCACCGGGAGGTTTCCCTGTGAATCCCCACCAGAGCTTCCTGTGCCCTTCGGCCTCGTGGTCATCATATACGGGTTCCTCTAGCTACACGGCCTCCCCAGCCTATCCCGCCTCCCCCTGCAGCGGCACACAGGAACCTCCAACCACAGTTTCTTCCGGAGCCCCAACCCCGCCTGTCATGCCCCCAGCAGGACCTCTAGCCAACCTGGCCTCCCTCCCCTTGGAGGTCAagcctccccctccccctcacCTCATGATGCTGGGTCATGGATATAGCTCGGACGCTGGAGGAGCGGGAGCTGCTGGGACCTCTCCCCTCACCACCACAGTCCCCCCCTTCACAGACCATAATGACGCAACTCAGCCAGGTTTCATGGCTGGGACTCCTAAGAATGCTAGTGGGACCCCCACTCAACCGGACAGGACACTCAGTGGACCTGGGGACGGGGTATGGGGGACTGCAGGGACCACAGCTTGTGACAATGCAAGCAACCCGGGCGTGGTCCCACCTGCCCCGGTGGATCCCAGTGGGCTCACTAAGACTGGAGAAGCTGTTATAGGCAGCACCCCTTGTAGTCAGGGGGTCAGGACTCAGGTGAATTGCGCTGATGGCCTTGGTGCATCTGTGGGTATTCCCATAGTACCCACAAGGGGGGGCTCTGTACTCAGACCTAAGCTGCCTCCACATCCAATGTCTGGTGTGGGCTATGGCAGTATAGGTTGCATGCCTCCACATATGGATCACAGGCCAATGATGGGTGCTATGGGCCCGGGTTCTTTAGGGAGTTATCGAGGGAGAGGAGTCCCACCTGTAGGACTATGGCCTCGGCCCGGGCGAGGGCACGAACGAGGCGGTGGGACTGGAGGTGGACCCTGCTCTTGGGGTTACCCAGCAGGCAGGGGTGGGCCACCAAATTATTACACAGACTATTCATATTCTCACAATTATGCCCCTGAATAG